One part of the Microbacterium aurugineum genome encodes these proteins:
- a CDS encoding S8 family peptidase, translating into MEQPKGWTWQDRAEGSIRRGTALDPSTEPVDGIRAYPTAYLPERLLITRVLGEDEAYDREVRTLRDAADTFGWQLEIEDGSRSAVDGELVPGVPGFLRARLRTPDEPVRGESPVAPDAWRVLQRARRMSRSTMPRTSLDHVLSIDPVGLNPFTRTNPFTRTNPFTRTNPIRGAGAAGGSDDYLEPGRGARQPVTWLGPAPVRGAAPKRGRRPVVAVLDTGCGEHAWLPADIVTRTIDLDGVPVGLTDDADPERYPDLYGQLDGEIDAVAGHGTFIAGLVRQTAPDADILSIRVAGALGVIDESTLLETIAQVVTLLSRHRADPKTGFPIDVLNLSLSYYHETPTDGLFSLTLFQLLAKARELGCVVVCSAGNDAIDRPSFPASLWPWPGADNGIPSDRNAPLVSVGALNPSARSVALFSNIGPWVQAYAPGAAVVSTSPAFVGGTQAASRADVDGLRRETIDPDDYRGGFAVWSGTSFSAPYVAGRIAAQLGTVPIGGVTPGVAAKAVAAVLKSLPTPVDPH; encoded by the coding sequence ATGGAGCAGCCCAAGGGATGGACCTGGCAGGACCGCGCAGAGGGATCGATCCGCCGGGGCACGGCACTCGATCCGAGCACGGAGCCGGTGGACGGGATCCGCGCCTATCCGACGGCCTACCTGCCAGAGCGACTGCTGATCACCCGCGTGCTCGGCGAGGATGAGGCCTACGACCGCGAGGTGCGCACTCTGCGTGACGCGGCGGACACCTTCGGCTGGCAGCTCGAGATCGAGGACGGCAGCCGCTCGGCGGTCGACGGCGAACTGGTTCCGGGCGTTCCCGGCTTCCTGCGCGCACGACTGCGGACTCCCGACGAACCGGTCCGCGGCGAATCACCCGTGGCACCCGACGCCTGGCGGGTGCTCCAGCGCGCCCGCCGCATGTCCCGCTCGACGATGCCGCGCACCAGCCTCGACCACGTGCTGTCGATCGACCCGGTCGGGCTCAATCCGTTCACCCGCACCAACCCCTTCACGCGGACGAACCCGTTCACCCGCACCAACCCGATCCGGGGCGCGGGCGCGGCCGGAGGCAGCGATGACTACCTCGAGCCGGGGCGAGGGGCACGACAGCCGGTGACCTGGCTGGGCCCGGCGCCCGTGCGCGGTGCCGCCCCGAAACGCGGGCGTCGACCCGTGGTCGCGGTGCTCGACACCGGATGCGGAGAGCATGCCTGGCTTCCCGCCGACATCGTCACCCGCACGATCGACCTCGACGGTGTGCCGGTGGGACTCACGGACGATGCCGACCCGGAACGCTACCCCGACCTCTACGGGCAGCTCGACGGCGAGATCGACGCGGTCGCAGGGCACGGCACCTTCATCGCGGGACTCGTGCGACAGACCGCGCCGGACGCCGACATCCTGTCGATCCGCGTGGCCGGTGCTCTCGGCGTGATCGACGAGAGCACCCTGCTGGAGACGATCGCGCAGGTCGTCACGCTCCTCAGCCGCCACCGCGCCGACCCGAAGACCGGCTTCCCGATCGACGTCCTCAACCTCTCGCTCAGCTACTACCACGAGACACCGACCGACGGCCTGTTCAGCCTCACCCTGTTCCAGTTGCTCGCCAAAGCCCGGGAACTCGGCTGCGTGGTCGTCTGCTCCGCGGGCAACGACGCGATCGACCGCCCCTCCTTCCCCGCGTCGCTCTGGCCCTGGCCGGGCGCGGACAACGGCATCCCCTCGGACCGGAACGCACCGCTCGTGTCGGTCGGGGCGCTGAATCCTTCCGCACGATCGGTGGCGCTGTTCTCGAACATCGGGCCGTGGGTGCAGGCCTATGCGCCCGGTGCCGCCGTGGTCAGCACCTCACCCGCGTTCGTCGGCGGCACCCAGGCGGCCTCCCGCGCGGATGTCGACGGCCTTCGCCGGGAGACGATCGACCCCGACGACTACCGGGGCGGGTTCGCGGTGTGGAGCGGAACGTCGTTCTCGGCGCCGTACGTCGCGGGGCGCATCGCCGCACAGCTGGGCACCGTACCGATCGGGGGCGTCACGCCGGGCGTCGCCGCGAAGGCGGTCGCCGCCGTCCTGAAGTCCCTCCCGACTCCCGTCGACCCGCACTGA
- a CDS encoding CHAT domain-containing protein, whose product MPLSAIELHRRGVEAANARRFTQARRALDTASARTDDPDLRARIDGTVAYVLAQKGQPAAAEQLCRNALGRSGLRPETIAVLSGQLGTLLMHGGRLAEAEAMLTRAIDTLTAIGDETTELANCLLNRSVVRMQQRELETCAEDLRRAVAVYEANDDEGPLAEARHNLGYAALLGGDLVTALTQMTRSRPKLAATSDLAAAISDLDRAEVLRDAGLTTEAEALLAQVAAEFGAQRMRQARGEAEFHLARSLLRHDPAAAERAARTAARRFTALANHGWAARADAVRLEAGQRAHPHRAIDADEFDRVAKALDRAGFRTEATGLRLSARRDGRGRLPQLDESAPTPLRLRAQEVRAARATSAGRDREALRAAAAGLDLLTTWQQSFGALDLQASVAMHGSDLMFAGLSAAARLKEPETLFEWSERARHLSQQVAPVRPPHDESLAVDLAELRMLRAELAGADWTRDARVRALRDRVRERQWTMTGSGGTRERLDLTEATARLAPGTTVLSYVFTGSTLHGIVVTSSGATVVDLSWTRVEAALDGLRADLDMAALTRGGLMGAVTERALASRLALLDAEVLAPLLRAAPPADRLAITVPGALAGVPWAMLPGMIGVPFTLATSVSRLLGGPARGDSPPRSIGFAAGPRVARAGDEVSRAAAAWRGADRTPDILEGTEATVAAVTELAARTDVLHIAAHGRHAVDNPLFSGFELVDGTLFGYDVDLIPRVPATVILSACELGRSSVRWGEEALGMTRVWLHAGADCVIAAPVAVPDDVAAELLSAVHTELSAGAAPADALTRAALDTGHTAPFQCHGDGF is encoded by the coding sequence ATGCCCCTGTCCGCGATCGAGCTGCACCGACGTGGCGTCGAGGCGGCGAACGCGAGGAGGTTCACACAGGCGCGGCGCGCGCTCGACACCGCCTCGGCACGCACCGACGACCCCGACCTGCGCGCACGGATCGACGGCACGGTGGCATACGTCCTCGCCCAGAAGGGGCAGCCCGCGGCGGCCGAGCAGCTGTGCCGGAACGCCCTGGGGCGCTCCGGGCTCCGCCCCGAGACGATCGCGGTGCTCAGCGGTCAACTCGGCACGCTCCTCATGCACGGCGGCCGACTCGCGGAGGCGGAGGCCATGCTCACCCGCGCGATCGACACGTTGACGGCGATCGGCGACGAGACGACCGAGCTCGCGAACTGCCTGCTGAACCGCTCCGTCGTGCGGATGCAGCAGCGCGAGCTGGAGACGTGCGCCGAGGACCTGCGTCGCGCCGTCGCGGTGTACGAGGCGAACGACGACGAGGGCCCGCTCGCCGAGGCCCGGCACAACCTCGGCTACGCGGCACTCCTCGGAGGCGACCTCGTCACCGCCCTCACGCAGATGACCCGTTCACGTCCGAAACTCGCGGCGACCAGCGACCTCGCCGCGGCGATCAGTGACCTGGATCGTGCCGAGGTGCTCCGCGATGCGGGGCTCACCACCGAGGCGGAGGCGCTGCTCGCCCAGGTCGCCGCCGAGTTCGGGGCGCAGCGGATGAGGCAGGCCAGAGGCGAGGCCGAGTTCCATCTCGCCCGCTCGCTGCTGCGCCACGACCCCGCCGCCGCGGAGCGGGCGGCCCGGACCGCGGCGCGGCGCTTCACCGCGCTCGCGAACCACGGATGGGCGGCCCGCGCCGACGCCGTGCGGCTGGAAGCAGGGCAGCGCGCCCACCCGCATCGCGCGATCGATGCGGACGAGTTCGACCGCGTCGCGAAGGCTCTCGACCGTGCAGGATTCCGCACCGAGGCGACCGGTCTGCGGCTGAGTGCCCGCCGAGACGGCCGCGGGCGCCTGCCCCAGCTCGACGAGAGCGCTCCGACCCCCCTCCGTCTGCGCGCCCAGGAAGTGCGGGCTGCGCGCGCCACCTCGGCCGGACGCGACCGGGAGGCGCTGCGTGCTGCCGCGGCCGGACTCGACCTCCTCACCACCTGGCAGCAGTCTTTCGGTGCGCTCGACCTGCAGGCGTCGGTGGCCATGCACGGCAGTGACCTGATGTTCGCGGGGCTCTCCGCCGCGGCGAGACTGAAAGAACCGGAGACCCTGTTCGAGTGGTCGGAACGCGCACGACACCTCAGCCAACAGGTCGCACCGGTCCGGCCCCCGCATGACGAATCCCTCGCCGTCGATCTGGCGGAACTGCGGATGCTGCGCGCCGAGCTCGCCGGCGCCGACTGGACCAGGGATGCCAGGGTGCGGGCCCTGCGCGACCGGGTGCGAGAACGCCAGTGGACCATGACCGGGTCCGGCGGCACCCGCGAACGACTCGACCTCACGGAGGCGACAGCGCGACTCGCCCCCGGCACCACGGTGCTCTCCTACGTGTTCACGGGTTCCACCCTGCACGGCATCGTCGTGACGTCTTCGGGAGCCACGGTCGTCGACCTGTCCTGGACGCGCGTGGAGGCGGCACTCGACGGTCTCCGCGCCGACCTCGACATGGCCGCGCTCACTCGTGGCGGGCTGATGGGGGCGGTGACGGAGCGGGCGCTCGCCTCCCGCCTGGCACTCCTCGATGCGGAGGTGCTCGCTCCCCTGCTTCGGGCGGCGCCCCCCGCGGATCGGCTGGCGATCACCGTTCCGGGCGCCCTCGCCGGGGTGCCGTGGGCGATGCTGCCCGGCATGATCGGCGTACCGTTCACGCTCGCCACGTCGGTGTCGCGCCTGCTGGGCGGACCCGCACGCGGCGACTCTCCTCCGCGGTCGATCGGTTTCGCCGCCGGGCCGCGGGTCGCTCGGGCAGGAGATGAGGTGTCGCGGGCAGCGGCAGCCTGGCGCGGCGCAGACCGGACGCCGGACATCCTGGAAGGCACGGAGGCGACCGTCGCGGCTGTGACCGAACTCGCGGCGCGCACCGACGTGCTGCACATCGCGGCGCACGGCCGGCACGCGGTGGACAACCCCCTGTTCTCGGGCTTCGAGCTCGTCGACGGCACCCTCTTCGGCTACGACGTCGACCTGATCCCACGCGTCCCCGCGACGGTGATCCTGTCGGCGTGCGAACTCGGCCGTTCCTCGGTGCGCTGGGGCGAGGAAGCGTTGGGCATGACCCGCGTCTGGCTGCACGCGGGTGCCGACTGCGTCATCGCCGCGCCCGTCGCGGTCCCGGATGACGTCGCCGCAGAACTGCTGAGCGCCGTGCACACCGAGCTCTCCGCCGGCGCGGCTCCCGCCGATGCGCTCACGCGGGCCGCCCTCGACACCGGCCACACCGCGCCGTTCCAGTGCCACGGCGATGGATTCTGA
- a CDS encoding DeoR/GlpR family DNA-binding transcription regulator — MKRAARLNAILDLLAASGEVTVDELVERFGASSATTRRDLDTLAEQRLLTRTHGGAVAQTVAYELPIRYKSHLRTHEKASIAQVAAGLVAPGMVVGLSGGTTTTAIAAALAARDDLSGNGGITVVTNAVNIAAQLATRPDIKVVVTGGVIHSRSYELVGPFVEQLLRGVRLDIAFIGVNGMDAVAGATTQDEREAAVNRMMAERARRAVVVTDASKLGVEAFSSVGGVDLFPTVITDAGADAEVLAGLRAAGYAVLVA, encoded by the coding sequence ATGAAACGCGCTGCCCGGCTGAACGCGATCCTCGATCTCCTCGCCGCGAGCGGAGAGGTCACGGTCGACGAGCTCGTGGAACGGTTCGGCGCGTCGTCGGCCACGACCCGGCGCGACCTCGACACGCTCGCCGAGCAGCGTCTGCTCACCCGTACGCACGGTGGTGCCGTGGCGCAGACCGTCGCCTACGAGCTGCCCATCCGGTACAAGAGCCATCTGCGCACGCACGAGAAGGCCAGCATCGCGCAGGTCGCGGCCGGTCTCGTCGCTCCAGGCATGGTGGTCGGGCTCTCGGGCGGCACGACCACGACGGCCATCGCCGCCGCGCTCGCCGCCCGCGACGACCTGTCGGGGAACGGCGGCATCACGGTCGTGACGAACGCCGTGAACATCGCCGCCCAGCTCGCCACGCGGCCCGATATCAAGGTGGTCGTGACCGGCGGGGTCATCCATTCGCGCAGCTACGAACTCGTCGGGCCGTTCGTCGAGCAGCTCCTCCGGGGGGTGCGCCTCGACATCGCGTTCATCGGCGTGAACGGGATGGACGCGGTCGCCGGTGCGACCACGCAGGACGAGCGCGAGGCCGCGGTGAACCGGATGATGGCCGAGCGTGCTCGCCGCGCGGTCGTGGTGACCGACGCCAGCAAGCTCGGTGTGGAGGCCTTCTCGAGCGTCGGCGGCGTCGACCTCTTCCCGACCGTCATCACGGATGCGGGGGCCGATGCCGAGGTGCTCGCCGGCCTGCGTGCCGCCGGGTACGCGGTGCTGGTCGCCTGA
- a CDS encoding class II fructose-bisphosphate aldolase has protein sequence MTLVSARDLVSVAAAAGTGIGAFNVIHLETAEGLVRAAALAQLPVILQISQNCADYHGGLEPIALATLAVARRAETPVAVHLDHAERPELVDEAIALGFGSVMFDGGALPYDDNVALTAAVAARAHAAGVYVEGELGEVGGKDGAHAPGVRTDPDEARAFVAATGVDALAVAVGSSHAMTDRTASLDLELIGRLHEALSVPLVLHGSSGVADGVIAEAVRAGMTKINVSTHLNGFFTRAVREKLGADERLVDSRKYLAPARDALAEEAARMLRLFALQPAGAVS, from the coding sequence GTGACCCTCGTCTCCGCTCGCGACCTCGTCTCTGTGGCTGCTGCCGCCGGGACCGGCATCGGCGCCTTCAACGTGATCCACCTCGAGACGGCCGAGGGGTTGGTGCGCGCCGCCGCGCTCGCTCAGCTGCCCGTCATCCTGCAGATCTCGCAGAACTGCGCCGACTACCACGGCGGGCTCGAGCCCATCGCACTGGCCACGCTCGCCGTAGCCCGGCGCGCCGAAACCCCCGTGGCGGTGCACCTCGACCATGCCGAGCGGCCGGAACTGGTCGACGAAGCCATCGCGCTCGGCTTCGGGTCGGTCATGTTCGACGGCGGTGCGCTGCCCTACGACGACAACGTGGCACTCACCGCCGCCGTCGCCGCTCGTGCTCATGCGGCCGGTGTGTACGTCGAAGGCGAGCTCGGCGAGGTGGGCGGCAAGGACGGTGCCCATGCGCCGGGTGTGCGCACGGACCCCGACGAGGCGCGGGCCTTCGTCGCCGCGACCGGGGTGGATGCGCTCGCGGTGGCGGTGGGATCCTCGCACGCGATGACCGATCGCACGGCCTCGCTGGACCTCGAACTGATCGGTCGCCTGCATGAGGCGCTGTCCGTTCCCCTGGTCCTGCACGGATCGTCCGGAGTCGCGGATGGCGTGATCGCCGAAGCCGTGCGTGCGGGGATGACCAAGATCAACGTCTCGACGCACCTGAACGGGTTCTTCACCCGCGCGGTGCGCGAGAAGCTCGGGGCGGATGAGCGGCTGGTCGACTCGCGCAAGTACCTCGCCCCCGCCCGCGACGCACTCGCGGAGGAGGCTGCGCGGATGCTCCGGCTGTTCGCGCTGCAACCCGCCGGCGCGGTGTCCTGA
- a CDS encoding 1-phosphofructokinase family hexose kinase — translation MILTVTPNPALDLTWRVDRLIEGGTHRADAGAARAGGKGLNVARVAHAEGADVLAITTTGGRVGQEFAAELGASGVPHALVPVVAETRRSIAVVDESLGDTTIINERGSNPTDPEWAALLAEVVERLPGTRVLVVSGSVPPGAPDSLLPMLIAVGRDAGVPVIVDTSGPALLRAADAGATVLKPNAAELVEATGITDPVAGARSLIARGTELVLLSLGAEGMLAVTASALVHARLDEPLAGNPTGAGDAGVAACAVLYAEGVRDPEQILRRATAWSAAAVLTPLAGDISPRWTELEQQLFLSYPDPASFRKDPS, via the coding sequence GTGATCCTGACCGTCACCCCCAATCCAGCTCTCGACCTCACCTGGCGGGTCGACCGCCTCATCGAAGGCGGCACGCACCGTGCAGACGCGGGTGCGGCCCGAGCGGGAGGCAAGGGGCTCAACGTGGCACGCGTGGCCCACGCCGAGGGGGCGGACGTCCTCGCGATCACCACGACGGGCGGACGGGTCGGTCAGGAGTTCGCGGCCGAACTCGGTGCCAGCGGCGTTCCGCACGCCCTGGTGCCCGTCGTCGCCGAGACCCGACGCAGCATCGCCGTGGTCGACGAGTCGCTCGGCGACACCACGATCATCAACGAGCGCGGCAGCAACCCGACTGACCCCGAGTGGGCCGCCCTGCTCGCCGAAGTCGTCGAGCGGCTCCCCGGCACACGGGTGCTGGTCGTCTCCGGGAGTGTGCCACCCGGCGCCCCGGATTCCCTGCTCCCCATGCTCATCGCGGTGGGGAGGGACGCCGGTGTGCCGGTCATCGTCGACACGTCCGGTCCCGCGCTCCTCCGGGCGGCGGACGCCGGTGCCACCGTGCTCAAGCCCAACGCGGCAGAACTCGTCGAGGCCACCGGCATCACGGATCCGGTGGCGGGTGCGCGGTCGCTGATCGCCCGCGGCACCGAGCTCGTGCTGCTCTCGCTCGGCGCGGAGGGGATGCTCGCCGTCACGGCATCCGCGCTCGTGCACGCGCGCCTCGACGAACCCCTCGCCGGCAACCCGACCGGGGCCGGTGACGCGGGTGTCGCCGCCTGCGCCGTGCTGTACGCCGAAGGCGTGCGCGATCCCGAGCAGATCCTGCGCCGGGCCACCGCGTGGTCCGCAGCCGCGGTGCTGACGCCCCTCGCCGGGGACATCTCGCCCCGCTGGACCGAGCTCGAACAGCAGCTCTTCCTCTCGTATCCCGACCCCGCTTCGTTCCGGAAGGACCCTTCGTGA
- a CDS encoding ROK family protein, with protein sequence MTRADGADAVPDVVRDATGEALAAVRTLGAGAPVLAFDVGGTDIKSALFDANGSALGLRRTPTPIADGDRTQVLLERLEVLADELRAAHPDVVPQAVGLVVPGIVDAEAGLGVFASNLGWHDSPLRDLAAERLGLPVGFDHDVRAASWAERRLGGARDYADAVVLVIGTGIAGALLIGGIPHTAGGYAGEIGHSPIADGPICACGARGCLEAVASAGAIARRYREATGVTPDGAKDVIARAAAGDEVAAEIWDSALDALTMSLAQLTAVVAPEAVVIGGGLSRAGGALFDELRTRLAARLSFHRLPVLVPAELSGNAGLLGAGLRARELT encoded by the coding sequence ATGACCCGAGCTGACGGGGCCGACGCCGTTCCCGACGTCGTGCGCGACGCCACCGGCGAGGCGCTCGCGGCCGTGCGGACGCTCGGCGCGGGGGCGCCGGTGCTGGCGTTCGACGTCGGCGGCACCGACATCAAGTCGGCGCTGTTCGATGCGAATGGCTCCGCCCTCGGACTCCGTCGTACGCCCACGCCGATCGCGGACGGCGACCGCACGCAGGTGCTGCTCGAACGTCTCGAGGTGCTCGCGGACGAGCTCCGTGCCGCACATCCCGACGTGGTGCCCCAGGCGGTGGGGCTCGTCGTTCCGGGAATCGTCGATGCGGAAGCGGGGCTCGGGGTGTTCGCGAGCAACCTCGGCTGGCACGACTCCCCCTTGCGTGACCTCGCTGCCGAGCGCCTCGGTCTGCCGGTCGGGTTCGACCATGACGTGCGTGCGGCGAGCTGGGCGGAGCGTCGCCTCGGCGGAGCCCGCGACTACGCCGACGCGGTCGTGCTCGTGATCGGCACGGGGATCGCCGGGGCGCTGCTGATCGGCGGGATCCCCCACACGGCCGGCGGGTACGCGGGGGAGATCGGTCACTCGCCGATCGCCGACGGCCCGATCTGCGCCTGCGGAGCGCGGGGATGTCTGGAAGCCGTCGCCTCCGCCGGGGCGATCGCCCGACGCTACCGTGAGGCGACCGGCGTCACCCCCGACGGCGCGAAGGATGTGATCGCCCGAGCCGCGGCCGGAGACGAGGTCGCCGCGGAGATCTGGGATTCCGCCCTCGATGCGCTGACGATGTCGCTCGCACAGCTCACCGCCGTGGTCGCTCCCGAGGCCGTGGTCATCGGCGGCGGGCTCTCGCGCGCCGGCGGTGCCCTCTTCGACGAGCTGCGCACACGCCTGGCTGCACGCCTCAGCTTCCACCGCCTTCCCGTCCTCGTGCCCGCCGAGCTCTCCGGGAACGCCGGTCTGCTCGGCGCCGGCCTGCGTGCCAGGGAGCTCACGTGA
- a CDS encoding SIS domain-containing protein — MTASLPGAHMREELHSQPQTWATAADLKAEQGLLPATGARVAVVGCGTSWFMAQSYAALRETAGQGETDAFAASEAFIDRGYDAVVALTRSGTTTEVLELVERIKGRIPTIGVIGDPTSPLVSLVDEAVLLPFADEQSVVQTRFATTALALFRASLGEDLTGAIADATAVLAEPGDDELRDAEQYTFLGRGWTIGLAHEAALKLRESSQSWTEAYPSMDYRHGPIAIAAPGRVTWQFGTAPEGLSAQVEATGARFEQRGIDPLADLVRLHRTALDRAVARGLDPDQPRNLTRSVILDA, encoded by the coding sequence ATGACTGCATCACTGCCCGGCGCGCACATGCGCGAAGAGCTCCACTCCCAGCCGCAGACCTGGGCCACGGCGGCAGACCTGAAGGCCGAGCAGGGCCTGCTTCCCGCCACCGGTGCGCGCGTCGCGGTCGTCGGCTGCGGCACGTCGTGGTTCATGGCGCAGTCGTACGCCGCTCTCCGCGAGACCGCCGGGCAGGGCGAGACCGATGCGTTCGCCGCTTCGGAGGCCTTCATCGACCGCGGCTACGACGCGGTCGTCGCCCTCACCCGCTCCGGCACGACCACCGAGGTGCTCGAGCTCGTCGAGCGCATCAAGGGGCGCATCCCGACGATCGGCGTGATCGGCGACCCGACCTCCCCTCTCGTCTCCCTCGTCGACGAGGCGGTCCTGCTCCCGTTCGCGGACGAGCAGTCGGTGGTGCAGACGCGCTTCGCGACGACGGCGCTCGCGCTCTTCCGCGCCTCGCTCGGGGAAGACCTCACCGGAGCGATCGCCGACGCGACCGCCGTGCTGGCCGAGCCCGGCGACGACGAGCTGCGCGACGCGGAGCAGTACACGTTCCTCGGGCGGGGATGGACGATCGGTCTCGCGCATGAGGCCGCCCTCAAGCTGCGCGAGTCGTCGCAGTCGTGGACCGAGGCATACCCGTCGATGGACTACCGGCACGGCCCGATCGCGATCGCGGCGCCCGGACGCGTGACGTGGCAGTTCGGCACGGCCCCGGAGGGACTCTCCGCTCAGGTGGAGGCCACCGGCGCCCGGTTCGAGCAGCGGGGGATCGACCCGCTCGCCGATCTCGTGCGCCTGCACCGCACGGCTCTCGACCGTGCCGTCGCGCGGGGGCTCGACCCCGATCAGCCCCGCAACCTCACGCGATCCGTCATCCTGGATGCATGA
- a CDS encoding extracellular solute-binding protein translates to MKKSLRFGAAAIAAVATLSLASCGFGGSSGDSGGGDGSTTLDLLVPSYSDGTKANWETVIDGFEKANPDIKVKLEVQSWDNLEKVVSTKIQAGEAPDIYNGGPFAGFVGDELLYPVKDVVSEETYSDFQDSFLKNAEVDGTAYALPLIASARALFVNNALLDQAGVEAPTDWDSLLDAATKVSALGGGVAGYGMPLGSEEAQAEAAVWLWGGGGSFGDASEITIDTPENLVGAEQIKKMIDAGATQADPGSTQRSPLMDIFIQGKIGMQVGLPPTVGQIAEGNPDLDYSIVPIPTKDGSPFTLGVMDQLMAFQNDDDKKEAITKFFDYYYSADVYVPWVQAEGFLPVTKSGAEQLSGEEALKPFLDVLPDAQFYPSTNPKWSAADGAFKSLFGQLQTKPAQDVLTEIQAQVDAG, encoded by the coding sequence ATGAAGAAGTCACTGCGGTTCGGCGCCGCCGCCATTGCGGCCGTCGCCACGCTCTCGCTCGCTTCGTGCGGGTTCGGCGGATCGTCCGGAGACAGCGGAGGCGGAGACGGTTCGACCACTCTCGACCTCCTCGTCCCGAGCTACTCCGACGGCACCAAGGCGAACTGGGAGACGGTGATCGACGGGTTCGAGAAGGCCAACCCCGACATCAAGGTCAAGCTCGAGGTGCAGTCGTGGGACAACCTCGAGAAGGTCGTCTCCACCAAGATCCAGGCCGGCGAGGCACCGGACATCTACAACGGCGGTCCGTTCGCCGGGTTCGTCGGCGACGAGCTGCTCTACCCCGTGAAGGACGTCGTCTCGGAGGAGACCTACTCCGACTTCCAGGACTCGTTCCTGAAGAACGCCGAGGTCGACGGCACCGCGTACGCTCTGCCGCTGATCGCATCCGCCCGCGCCCTGTTCGTCAACAACGCCCTGCTCGACCAGGCCGGTGTCGAGGCTCCGACCGACTGGGACTCGCTGCTGGATGCCGCGACCAAGGTGTCCGCGCTCGGCGGCGGCGTCGCCGGTTACGGGATGCCGCTCGGGTCCGAAGAGGCACAGGCCGAGGCGGCCGTGTGGCTGTGGGGTGGCGGCGGATCGTTCGGCGATGCGTCCGAGATCACGATCGACACCCCGGAGAACCTCGTGGGTGCCGAGCAGATCAAGAAGATGATCGACGCCGGCGCGACGCAGGCCGACCCCGGCTCGACGCAGCGTTCTCCGCTGATGGACATCTTCATCCAGGGCAAGATCGGCATGCAGGTCGGCCTCCCGCCGACGGTCGGCCAGATCGCCGAGGGCAACCCCGACCTGGACTACTCCATCGTCCCGATCCCGACGAAGGACGGCTCGCCGTTCACGCTCGGCGTCATGGACCAGCTGATGGCGTTCCAGAACGACGATGACAAGAAGGAAGCGATCACCAAGTTCTTCGACTACTACTACTCGGCCGACGTGTACGTGCCGTGGGTGCAGGCCGAGGGCTTCCTCCCCGTCACCAAGTCCGGTGCCGAGCAGCTCTCCGGCGAGGAGGCTCTCAAGCCGTTCCTCGACGTGCTGCCCGACGCCCAGTTCTACCCGTCGACCAACCCGAAGTGGTCCGCCGCCGACGGTGCGTTCAAGTCGCTGTTCGGCCAGCTTCAGACGAAGCCGGCACAGGACGTGCTGACCGAGATCCAGGCGCAGGTCGACGCGGGCTGA
- a CDS encoding carbohydrate ABC transporter permease → MSQKTESSNLAGAATGRPRTRKTPDALRGRPGGKDLLQALPWIAPALLLIIGVVFFPAGVMFFNSTRDISLSGLDKGSVGFDNFVTVFTFAEFWPIFFRTIVWVVSVVLFTVVISLGLAQILNKAFPGRQLVRMAVIVPWAASVVMTTMVFYYSLEPYFGIFNKFLYDIGLSDDAVGYGWTKNPTTAFLWSIVIAIFVSLPFTTYTILAGLQSVPADAIEAAKMDGAGPARTYWSIVLPQLRSALAVAVLINIINVFNSLPILKVMTGSIPGYGADTIMTLIFKYIELQKKVDVASALSVVAFLIVIVIVAAYVKIVKPMKEV, encoded by the coding sequence ATGAGCCAGAAGACAGAGTCCTCGAACCTCGCGGGGGCGGCCACCGGCCGCCCCCGCACCCGGAAGACCCCGGATGCCCTTCGCGGCAGGCCGGGTGGAAAGGACCTTCTCCAGGCGCTGCCCTGGATCGCCCCCGCACTGCTGCTGATCATCGGCGTGGTCTTCTTCCCCGCCGGGGTGATGTTCTTCAACTCGACGCGCGACATCTCCCTGTCCGGCCTCGACAAGGGATCCGTCGGCTTCGACAACTTCGTCACCGTCTTCACGTTCGCCGAGTTCTGGCCGATCTTCTTCCGCACGATCGTCTGGGTCGTCTCGGTCGTGCTGTTCACGGTCGTCATCTCGCTCGGACTCGCGCAGATCCTGAACAAGGCCTTCCCCGGACGCCAGCTCGTGCGCATGGCCGTCATCGTCCCGTGGGCGGCGTCGGTCGTCATGACGACGATGGTGTTCTACTACAGCCTCGAGCCGTACTTCGGCATCTTCAACAAGTTCCTCTACGACATCGGGCTCTCCGACGATGCCGTCGGATACGGGTGGACGAAGAACCCCACGACGGCCTTCCTCTGGTCGATCGTGATCGCGATCTTCGTGTCGCTGCCCTTCACGACCTACACCATCCTCGCGGGCCTGCAGTCCGTCCCGGCCGACGCGATCGAGGCGGCGAAGATGGACGGAGCCGGCCCCGCCCGCACCTACTGGTCGATCGTCCTGCCGCAGCTGCGCAGCGCGCTGGCGGTCGCCGTCCTGATCAACATCATCAACGTGTTCAACTCGCTGCCGATCCTGAAGGTGATGACCGGCTCGATCCCCGGTTACGGCGCCGACACGATCATGACGCTGATCTTCAAGTACATCGAACTGCAGAAGAAGGTGGATGTCGCCAGCGCGCTCTCCGTCGTCGCCTTCCTCATCGTCATCGTGATCGTCGCCGCGTACGTGAAGATCGTCAAGCCCATGAAGGAGGTCTGA